DNA from bacterium:
CAAAGCCCGAGTTCAGACAAGCCCGCCGGCAACGAGAAGCGCAACGCGGGCCCGCTTAAGCTTTAGCGTAAGGGTGGCCCGGATAGTATTTTGCGACGAGCTTTTTTCTTTTTGGTCCTTTTTCTTAGTTGGCGGCACAAAAAAGAAAAAGGACATAGCGGTCCAAGACATGTTTGAGTATTTCCTGCATTCCTGGTTTCTTTATATAATGGGCCCTGTTTTTTACATATTCCCCTTTAACAACCCCAGGATTAGCCATCGGCTTTTTATCAGGTAATCCAGCCCCGAGACCACCGTCAGCAGCATGGCCAGAAATATTAACCCGTCAAGCGCCGAAACATAATTTGCCAGCTGATATTCAGAAATATATGTCCCGTTGGCGGCCAAGGTATCACGGTAACAGATGAAGACCAGCACCGCCAGCACTGCCAGCATCTGGCTGGAGGTCTTAAGCTTAGCCAAAATACTTGATTCCATGATGTGTCCCCGGTAGGCCACCACGGTCCTTAGGCCCATGATCAGAAACTCCCGGACGATGATCACCATCACCATCCAGACGCTGGAGAGCTTCAGGGCCACGAAGGCCACCAGGGCCAC
Protein-coding regions in this window:
- the pgsA gene encoding CDP-diacylglycerol--glycerol-3-phosphate 3-phosphatidyltransferase; protein product: MNLPNKLTLGRALVSPVFMALLLYDNVYSRYAALAVFLLASLTDLLDGYLARRNGQQTGFGKIMDPIADKLLIAVALVAFVALKLSSVWMVMVIIVREFLIMGLRTVVAYRGHIMESSILAKLKTSSQMLAVLAVLVFICYRDTLAANGTYISEYQLANYVSALDGLIFLAMLLTVVSGLDYLIKSRWLILGLLKGNM